acatatcttGATCCAAACTGAGTGAAGTTTCCCTTTTGCTTTATCATCTGGACTCCAGAAACCCACCTCCACCATGGCCCGTGTGCCAAGCAGGGTGAACTTGCCAAAGTTCTTCAGCTCCACCAGCTTGGCCTTACTAGGGAATCTCATAAGGAAAGTTTTTGGGCTCTGAAATTTGGCTCTCCAAGTCCATCCCCAGTCAAACATTTTGCTGAAACCATAGGCCACAGTGGTGTCATTTAGCTGTCCTTCCTGCACAGTAACCAAAGCCATGGGATTGATGTGTTCAGTAGCTACAATATCTTTGGTATTTTGTACCAGAAGGCATCCCAATCCCCTGGCCCCATATCCAACATACTTGGCAACCGGTTTGGTCTGTTTCAACACAGTGCATTCTTCAGTATTGTGAGATGGCCTCTGGCACACCACATAGAAGACCTTGTTTTTGCAGTCACTTTTTATGTGTCCTTATTCTTTGCATTTAACACATAAAAGCTGCTTGGGATTTCTTGTTTCCTTCTTTTTTGTTGTCTCTTTAGCTCCTTCCATTCTTGCACCTCCTTGGGTCTGCAGGATTTCCTGTTTTGGCATATTGGACAGAAGAAACTGATATTGCTGTGCCATTTGCTCTTGTGGCATGAATCCAAACTGCCCAAGCCCCATCCCCACTGGCACAATCTGAGGAAAACCACTGTTGCTCATCATTGGGAAACCCCCTGCCAACTGGACAGGTCCTCCCTGCATCCCCATCTGTTGTATATTTGTATTATTAGCCATAGACCCACTTTCCTGTCTATTCTCACTCATCCCAGCCTGAGACCTCTCTTGTTGATTTCCACCCCTGTCTGGTGCAAACCTGCCAAACTTGTTGTCTCCATCTCTACCATTTCCTGTGGAAGTCCCTTCCCCACCAGAACCACTACTGTTAGTCCCTGACCCCCCTCTGAAGCTCCCCTCTTTGTTTCTCCAACCGTATCCATCCAGCTCTCTTTCATCCTGCATGTTAAATCCTCTCCCAAAGCTCTCAGATCTGCCATAGAAGTTACCTCTTCCTCCTGGATTGGCCCCTCTTCCAGGCCTTGGCCTCCAATTCTCCTGCATGCCTGCCATGGCTTCTTCTTCTCCCCAGAGTAATTTTCTCTTCTCCGCGTCCTCTCCCCCGCTTGTCGCCGCCGAGATTTTGCTAGGGTTTGGGAGGTGGAGGAAATCAGGTTCTGGAATGGAGGGTGGGATTCCCCCTATATATAGGCccactcctcccctcctttatcTGGGCCTTTTTTGCTCACCACACTCCTGGGCTAGATTTCTTCGAAGCCCACCTGATCAACCTCCCTTTTTTTTCTCACGATCCACCCATATCACTTGCATCTTTTCTGCTCTTGACTCTTGCCTTTTTTATTATTCTAACTTTCCTCCGCAGCTTCTTCCAACACGAAATTTTCTGGAATTGTGTCCACCCTAATACCTTTATCTACTGACATGTCTTTACAGAGAATCATATCTCTTTTATCAATTTGACTATCATCAATCTTAACTCCCCCACAGTCAGTATCAATATCTGATAGATACTCAGGGAATCTGGGTAGATCCCGGATTTTTGGTATCTTATCCTTGATTCTTATCAATGCCATGTCAATTTTTTCATTATGCAATCTCCCCCAATTGGGAGAATCAATGTGAATGAAGTTTTTTGAATGTTCATTTTGATTTATGTCTCTCTGTTTTTCATCGTTAGCTCCTTCATTTTTAATCAAAAGGCTTTGAACATAGGTGTTCATCCTCTTTTCCATCCTACGATTAGCTCACCTAATTCGACGTTGTGTATCCATTTGGCCCTGACTACTCTCACAATCATGAGTATGTTTCAAGTATTTGAGAACAGAAGAGCAGGTCGTACCTGTAGTGGTGAAATCCTCGTCAGAAACATCATCTGAGTCCTCATTAGCTAGCAACCAAAAGCGGTTGCCACCTAGCGAGGAATTCAGACTCTGTTTCCGGCGAGGCGTGCAGAGCGGCGAGGTTCCGGAGTCTCCGAAGTTGGGGGAGCTGTGGCGAGACGGGTAGAGCGGCGCGGTGCCCCCACCGCCACCTGCGGCGCCTAATCCACCGGATCCTCGCGAATCACGATCGGGGCCATGGCCGACCCTGGAGCAGGGAGAGCCAGGACCCCCTCGCGAGGGCGAAGCGCCGATCCCCTCATGGCGGGGGCGAGATTTGCAGTCGCGAAGATGGTGAAGGCCACCCACTTCCTCGCCACAGATCTCACCGGCGAATCTGCCTGATCCGCCGCCCACAGAAGCACCTGCAGCGGATGCTTGCGCCCGCCGCGCCCGAACAACAACCTCTCCTCCGCCTCTGTCAGATTCTCCACAATCCCTCCGCCTCCGCATACATCTCGCACTTGCTCATGTACCAGGATCCAATCTCTCTCAGGCGGATCCGCAGGCGCGCATTCCTGCCGGCGAACCTCTGCATCTTCTCCTCGTTGATCTCCACCATCTCCGCCACGAACTCGAGCAAGCAGGGCAGTGGATGAGGCGTGCGGGAGAGGAAGAGTGGAATGAGGGAGAATCTGAGCGGATTCCTTCGAATTAATTCCCCCACCCGCCTTAATTGCTCTCCCACCGGCCGCATTACCTCCATCGCCGGCTCCCGAGATGCCATCCCCGCCGATGATTTCCTCCTCGATATGCGCAACGTGGCAGGGGAACGCGACCGTAGCCCCCGGGGTCAGCACGATCCCTCCCCCCGAGCGTCTATCGACCGTACACCCCCGCTCGTCGACGAGATGTACCATCGTGGTGTGCGGGCGGAGCACCACCGCGCCCCGGTGGtacgtgggagacgtcaccgactTTAGGTCGACGGCGAACCACGCCGACCACCGTAGCGTGTTGGGTTCGCCAACCGCGTCGCCAGACCCGTCACGAGGCATCCTTCGCCCCATTGACTAACCGGTCGGGCTAATGATGTCGGGATAGCGTGAGATAGAATGTCGTTGCACAAAGCGCTAAGAATAAGTTGTCATATGATGTCAGCGATAACCTGTGTTGTCATTGAAACCTGTGTAATTTCCGAGAATCCATGTAAAACGGACTACTGACAATATTTAGGCAGAGACCCCCGACAGATAGAGACGGATTTAAACGGTTTCTGTGCTCACAGCTGACTCACTAACAGAAACGCATGAGAAAATAGCAAGCAGTGGTCGTGCCGGAGTGGTTATCGGGCATGACTAGAAATCATGTGGGCTTTGCCCGCGCAGGTTCGAATCCTGCCGACCACGCTTCGAACTGTTTTTGCTTATATccccttttttttctctctctctctctttatgctTTTCTGTTTTGGAAGCATGTCCACATGTTTTACTAACTGGAGCTGTTGTTTGCCCAAGTTCAGTTGTCATGCATATACCCCAAAAAGTTGTGCAGAGAATAACCCCAAAAAACTAGAAGTTACACACCAGTGACATGAATGGCCAGAAACTGATCAGGAACAGGCAAGGAAATGCGTACCTATAACACTTGACAAGAGAAGACCTCAAAAGATTTCACAAAAAATAGAAACTGGTCAGGAACAGGCAATGAGAGACTCAGGATGAAAAGCAAAAATAAACAAGAATCAACTTCAGTGGGACTTCAGCCCGTATGAGTTTCACTTCAAGTGAAGAGGATTGTTCACATAACTGCTAGGAGTGACCAAAACAGTCTAGCATCCGTAATCGACCAATTCGTTAACATACGACTGAACCACTTTTTATATTAATATAATGTTACAACTCATGTTTCACAGGCAGTATTACACTCTTTTTTTCATGTCAGCCAAGTTTGAACTTCCTACTTTGTTTACCTAGGAAACATTGAACAAGTTAAAGCATACAAGAATCTTATTTATGGCTTTTCGTCAGGATGCCGAAAGTGGGATTGGTCTCACCGCGCCCTGTATCCGGCGGAATGCAGTGCTGACCCTTTCTTTCAGTGCAGCATTTTCACACTCGACATCACCACTCCTCCCGTCCAAATGCGCGACGTCTCCATCCACGGATATAACAAGCTTCCCTTCCTCTGCGAATTTAACATCACCGAAGAGCGACACCATGAGAGCATATACTACCTTCTGCACCACCTTCTCCGTTTCTTCTTCTGTCTTTGCTGCTGCTTCGATCGGAACAGCCTTTGGGCCTTCACGGCCTATGTTCAAGATCGTGGCCACAACAGAATCGGACACCATGTCACTTATGGAATCAGAGGACCACTGCAGCGTAACATAGCTTTCTGATTCCAGGCGAATGGTCACCCTCTCGTGAACAATCAACGTTGGAACATCAGGTTCCTTGGTTGATGATTCCACACTCTCGTATATCTGCTTCAGCCTGTACTTGATGACTTCAAAAGAACCAGAATACGGGACGGAGATCCGCTGAGTAATGTTAGTAGTAGATAACTGTGTGTACACACGGAGATCCTCAGGGGCCATGATCTGATACGTGAAGCCCTTCTTGACGAGTAAGCCACTAACTGATTCTTCCGCTTCTGGTACCTTTTCTGCCAGTCTGCCAACTATCTTGGCCATTTTCTCAGAGCTGAAATACATCTCCACTGATTGGCAGTTCTTGGGAGAGACGATTTTAGTGTTTGTTCCATCAAACTGAGTAATAAGTTTCTGTTTAAGCCTCCCCATCTCATTTGCCTCTCCGTGTACAAGAATAATGTTGGGTGGACGAAGCTCATCCAAGAAGCCGCTCGTCTGTGGGAAATCAGCATGGGCTGAAAAGGAGATGTAGAAGATCTGCATATGAAGAGGAGCAGTGAGCCCATTTGCTAACGTCACTTCTCTTGGCTCGTTGATAATGGTCTTCACAAGGGAGCCTTCTACAGCAAAACCTGAAATGACGCATGCGTTCTTCTTATCTGTGCACCACTTGTCAAAGAGCTGCCTGGAGAGGCCACTTTGGAGACTACCTGGACTTGCCATCACCACGGACGGACCCACATCATGGAAGTTGTCTATGTTATTTAAAGGCTCAATATGCCTGAAATGGAAGGGATTGGATTGTGCAAACTGGTTCCTAATCCTTTCATTCATGGAGTTTATGTATGTCTGGTAGACAGCCATGCACTTCTTCGCAAGGGGGGAGGCGTAATAGATTGGAATCTTATGGAGCTCTGGGTGGTTAGACCAATACTCATCCAGGATAAGCAACAGCTCCTGTGCTCTACCAAGAGCATATGCCGGGATAAGAACACGCCCCCCTTGAGAAACAGTGTTGTGGATGGCATCCGTGAAGCGCTTCTCTCTGACATGGCGGGGTTGGTGTTGCTGCACACCATAAGTTGACTCGATAATGCAAATATCAGGGGAGAACTGGGGGACCTCAGCAGCTTTCAGGTGtcggtcttcttcacgggagtagtCACCAGTGTACAGAATGCGAACACCAGCAATATCCACCATGAACATGGCAGCACCAAGTACATGGCCAGCAGTATAGCACCAGAAGCGTATGCCATTAACTTCCAGTGTTTGGTGGAAGTCTATGACCTGCATGACAATTATATGTTAATACAATGTCCATTCTCCATGTGGTAAATTAAGACTTCCAATCCTCACAAGCAGAATCAGGCCTTAGCTGTGAAGGAAAAAAAATCCTGCTAATTGGAAGCAATGCCCAGATAATAATATAGGGTTATTAATTTCACCAACAGCCCAATGACATTTAAATGTTTTGACTATTCGGAATTGAACGGACACATAAGTATTCCAAAGGCGGGAGGCTGGAGCTAGCGAGATGGAGGAAACTGAATCTAAGTTCACTTTACAATATCAACTAGACACATATATTGTAGGCAACAACCAGCTACCTAAAGAACAGAGTTTGACTGAATTTGTAGGAAAAACCATCAAGAACTACGATACCAAGTTAATATCACTGGATACACAACAAAAATATATTTCCGTATTATATCTATTTAGTACTGTAGTTGTTGATGTTTTTTCCTACAAACATGATCAAATTGTGCACCATTTAACTTCAGACAAAATTTTATATGCCTTCTTTTCAGAAACAGAGTTCTTCTTTTTTTCCTCTAAAATAGTGTTTCAAATTCTGTATCGACCAGGCATTATCGGTCATCTTTGAATTAGCAACAGGCATTTCAGACCAAACGAAATGGATCAATTCATTCACTTTTGTTCCGTTTACACATGCCGAAAACAAATAGATACGCGAAAACAAGGTAGTACCTCGATCTTGTCCATGGAACGAATGATGTCCTGCTCATCAAACAGCATGTCCTCCACCGACACCTTGCTGACCTTGACGTAATCCGAGAGCAGCAGCCTGTAGATGGCCTTGGTGGCGTGGGTCATGAACACGCGGCCCTTGAACGTCGTCTGCAAACAAaaacagagcagagcagagcagagcagattcaagcaccaaacagcataacaacatcgACCCCCGCCGCAGGTAAGAGTGACAACGTGATGACCTACCTTCTCGAGGAAGTAGGGCAGCGAGGCTGCGTGGTCCAAGTGGAAGCTGCAATTCCAATCCAAGGCCGGAAATTAGGCGTTAGGAACGCAGATATGCGCAGGTGGGGATGGAGGAGGTGCGGTTGCTTACTGGGTGACGAGGAGGACGTCGATAGCGGAGGGGTCGATCTCGTCGAAGTAGGGCAGCGCCGCCATGCCGGAGTAGGCCGGGTGGATGCCGCAGTCGAACTGGGCACCAGCGAACAGCCAGTCAGTCGGATTCCACGAACAAGGAGAGgcacgaggggagagggaggagggtttGGATGCGAACGAGGACGGTGCGGCCCTTGAAGGACATGTGGACGCAGGAGCGGCcgacctcgccgccggcgcccAGCGGCGTGACCACCATGTGGTCGCCCTCCCGCCCTCCCGACGCCGGCCGCTTCCCCGCCGGCGGCGCCGTCGCCACGGATGCCATCTTTTCCCCTTCTACAGCCTACAGAGAGGCAGAGAGAGTAGAgtagatttttttttctattttggaAAACGCTCCCGTTTGGTGGGGCCATAGCCATACACCCGTAGGCTTTTTTGCGAAGTCATCTTCCTCTTCCGACCCTGAGCGCATCCCTCTTGAGTCATACACTTATCTCTCTTGCTCTACGCCCTCGCAAATGCATCTCCAatatgaatttcaaaaaaaaaaaaacatatcCAATATCATAGTTtaaagggtgtgtttggttgtagAATAGAATGTACCCGGAAAAAAAAAGTAAAATAGAATGTAATGGTTCCATTCCACTAGGGAGGTGTTTGGTTCGACCAATTTGGTCGTCATCTGATTACACCGCATTCTGATACCGTTAATCGTTTTTGATTGGGCCAGCCTGTAAACGAATATGGGGTAAATATATTACGCCTAAAGTCTTGGCCGATTATGTCCAACCCAGACTGGGAACAAATCCCGTTACCACTTCATCTCCAGCGACGGTTCCGTCGATCTATCGTTCCGCCCTCAATCCCCTCCGCCTCGATTCTTGTACGTCAAATCGAGTGGCGCAGGTGGTGGCGATGAAAGCCGATCTCGGCGGTGCCATGCGAGGAGAGCACAAATGGCGGCCGTCACCGATCCCTTCTCTACTCACGGTGTCATTTCTTCTTCGGACCTCATGTTATTCTTCTCCGACGTTCTCCTCCGCTCTCTAGTTGTCATTCATCTCCCCTCTAGTTTTCAGTTGTATTCAGGTTTTATTGCACAAACAAAAGTTCTGAAGTAAATCGATACACTTACTGTCTGGAACCAAACAAAATAGCAGCTGAATTGGTTATGCACATTCTCCACTGTAACCTCATAACAGTCCCGTCTGTTGTTACCATCGTGTGAACCAAACACCACCTAGAATCAGGGCCGGTCCTGAAATTTTGGGGGGCCGGGGCGAAACTAAACTTTGGGCCTATTAATACCAGTAATAGTATGTGGCTTGCATATAACTATGCGATCATGTCTCGGCACTTAATTCATGAGTAAATTTGTAAAATATTCCCTCAAAAAAATTGTAAATATTTTTTTGGAACATTAGATTTAAAACAAAGACGAAAATAGGAAGTATAGGATACCATGACTTCTTAAATTTCAAAAGAGTTGAAAGCTCTTGAATTTGCAAGGATGTGAGTGAATATACATGCAATCACATAAGACAATTTATAAGATCTCTAAACTTAAATCTAATGAAAACAAATGTACCGAAAGTACGCAAAAGTTCCTATGAAAATATCTCATTCCAATCTAAGAAGTGTCAGCACCCAAATTCTACAATTTACTAAAGAGTAAGTGTTGCTTCATCATTAGTCCAATTAATTATTATTTTAAcataagtgatatatatatatatatataaatatatatataaataataacaAGCATGTATACCTCACAAATGGCTGAATTTCAGAACGCTAATATGACACACCTTGGATTCACATCAGTCAATCGGTAATCCGGCGCTGGCAAGGACGCGATGTGGAGTGAACCGGCGTCTGATGGGAGGCGCTCGGCCATGCGGTCTGACCGTGCATGTGCGTGTGCGTCCGACGACTGGAGACTCCAGTCTGGCGAGCGAAGCGCGCTCGTGATTTTTTTTTCCGGGGGAAAAGGGAGGTCTCATTACTTAAGGTGGTGCATCATCCTTGCACAAGTTCACAATTTCGTCTGTATCTCCTCCTAATCACACCGCAGTCCGAGAAGTACAACGCCCGTAGGCAGCTAGACTATGACTAACTTTATTTTTGATACGGCTAATAAGAGTAACTGAGATCTTCCTATCAACTTTTAACATTTCCTGAATTTCACTCACAATGGTCATATGCCTCGACCGGTcccgcgtgcctgtgctattatgttggcattggttacatcgtgtgtctacccccgatatatatgagaggcctaggatacaggtgtcctattaggacacaactcctaccctgtctacacacggTCCAAAACCAAGtacaactgtaacctaccttgtacaataatattcgacacaattctaacaaTTTTCACATCAGGGCGCTGGGTCCGGTGGATAGTGGAATTAGGGATAGTAGCGATCTTTTTCCGAGGGATAGTAGCAATCTAATTAGAAGAAAAAATTTGATTGTAGCGATCTTTGAAAAAATCTTGGTGATCCGAAAGAAAACAAGGCAAGCCTCGCGTCCTTGGGACATGGGCTATCTACGTGATTTTTTTTTTCTATTGATGAGAGAATCCCGGATGCACAGCCACGAAGCACGCCAACTGCTTGCTGGGATTTTTTTTTTCACCATCTGTGTTATGGGCTGGTGCTTACCTGGCCGGGGAGGGCCCCTGGATgattgggggcccggggcggccgccccgttcCCCCCTCCCCCCTCAGGACCGGCCCTGGAATGTAATGATTCCATATtcatgttttttttagaaaaggaggaatcacccccggcctctgcatctgggagatgcatgcggccatattatttattattcacaaagaccttacaaagaaatACAACAGTAAGCCCGAGGCCACCATCTAGACGACatatgtcgctactcctatcctctTGATGAAGGGGTGTCGAATGTCCGGACCAAATACAAAACAGACATCGCACAAAAGCCTAACATCTAACGTCGGATGCCCCATCCAAGCCACATAGGCGGGACTGGGTAACACTTCGGTCCGGCGCACTCTCAGTGAGTACCACACGCACACCCTGCAAAGGGCTGTCACCTCCGTCTTCCCTTGATCCATCCTCAAAGCATGTACTGACGCATcaaccttgccaggcctctctgccatcgacgccaccatgactcCAGACAACatcgacctcctgcgcgtgtccatGGCCACACATCTAACGCCAAGCCTCCACTGCTCCATGCCGTCGAGAACCGCCGCCATGAATATGTAGAAAtaaacaccgctccaccgaagaagccatccgctggtccctcgagcccgagtgcctctccaagaatgccgcccccaagggggtaatgacacatgaatgccgccgtcatctgatcagctgatctagggtttcccccggaggtattgggtggggttgggagcttcacctcgatgatgccttcatgaaggaaacggtAATAAGGGCATCATCATCACTGGCGCCGGCCAACGAccgaagatcaag
This window of the Triticum aestivum cultivar Chinese Spring chromosome 5D, IWGSC CS RefSeq v2.1, whole genome shotgun sequence genome carries:
- the LOC123122590 gene encoding cleavage and polyadenylation specificity factor subunit 3-I — encoded protein: MASVATAPPAGKRPASGGREGDHMVVTPLGAGGEVGRSCVHMSFKGRTVLFDCGIHPAYSGMAALPYFDEIDPSAIDVLLVTHFHLDHAASLPYFLEKTTFKGRVFMTHATKAIYRLLLSDYVKVSKVSVEDMLFDEQDIIRSMDKIEVIDFHQTLEVNGIRFWCYTAGHVLGAAMFMVDIAGVRILYTGDYSREEDRHLKAAEVPQFSPDICIIESTYGVQQHQPRHVREKRFTDAIHNTVSQGGRVLIPAYALGRAQELLLILDEYWSNHPELHKIPIYYASPLAKKCMAVYQTYINSMNERIRNQFAQSNPFHFRHIEPLNNIDNFHDVGPSVVMASPGSLQSGLSRQLFDKWCTDKKNACVISGFAVEGSLVKTIINEPREVTLANGLTAPLHMQIFYISFSAHADFPQTSGFLDELRPPNIILVHGEANEMGRLKQKLITQFDGTNTKIVSPKNCQSVEMYFSSEKMAKIVGRLAEKVPEAEESVSGLLVKKGFTYQIMAPEDLRVYTQLSTTNITQRISVPYSGSFEVIKYRLKQIYESVESSTKEPDVPTLIVHERVTIRLESESYVTLQWSSDSISDMVSDSVVATILNIGREGPKAVPIEAAAKTEEETEKVVQKVVYALMVSLFGDVKFAEEGKLVISVDGDVAHLDGRSGDVECENAALKERVSTAFRRIQGAVRPIPLSAS